A genomic segment from Pseudoalteromonas aliena SW19 encodes:
- a CDS encoding type IV pilus secretin PilQ, translated as MAQINKKKGKNSMHKDVPWLNRISIILFVIVSVFTANSAIATPLLYDVRYNPLLKGETELQLVFDEELIQEPKIQVFNNPARIEMLFSAAHLEEGLENVPVNQAGIKSVTSALTSNGLKVIVNLERLKIYETQIHNNLVSLRVSDNPLTEHIVEGENTNSQEIAGNYINRVQSIDFRRGEKGEAKVLVFLQDTQAAIEVHESGGKIIADFHHTDILDDLLYELDVLDFGTIVSKIETFKKEGLTQIVIEPNAAFTFTYQQIDNIFTLTVEKDDAQNAYLDGGKEYQGRPMTLNFQDISVRAVLQIIAGYNNFNLVTSDSVTGNITLRLDGVPWDQALDVVLRIKGLDKRMDGSILMVAPSEELAAREAKDLKAKQDVENLEPLYSEYIRLNYAKAEEFADLLKTDTNSIITQRGSVSVDKRTNTLLIKDTAKSIESVRRMVETLDIAVKQVVIEARMVTVRDNVKEDLGVILGFSDQQGSDGISGTLEGANTISNGVIPAISDRLNVNLPVANPSASIGMHIAKLANGTLIDLELTALEEENKGEIIASPRITTANQQQARIEQGTEIPYVESASSGATTVSFKKAVLSLQVTPHITPDNKVILDLIITQDTRGDTVQTGTGPAVAIDTQQIETQVLVENGQTVVLGGIFQQQIINSTKKVPILGDIPYLGRLFKSTSEFNEKRELLIFVTPKIQID; from the coding sequence ATGGCGCAAATTAATAAGAAAAAAGGTAAAAACAGCATGCATAAGGATGTTCCTTGGCTTAACCGCATCTCGATAATTTTATTTGTTATCGTGAGTGTGTTTACAGCTAACTCCGCTATCGCAACACCGTTACTTTATGATGTTCGTTATAACCCACTGCTTAAAGGTGAAACTGAGTTACAGCTGGTATTTGACGAAGAATTAATTCAAGAGCCTAAAATCCAAGTTTTTAATAATCCGGCACGTATAGAAATGTTATTCAGTGCTGCTCACTTGGAGGAGGGATTAGAAAATGTACCGGTTAATCAAGCGGGCATCAAGAGTGTTACTAGCGCGCTAACAAGTAATGGCTTAAAAGTTATCGTCAATCTTGAGCGTTTGAAAATTTATGAAACACAAATCCATAACAATCTTGTTTCTTTACGGGTTTCTGATAATCCATTAACAGAGCATATTGTTGAAGGTGAAAATACTAACTCTCAAGAAATAGCGGGTAATTATATTAACCGCGTTCAATCGATAGATTTCCGTCGAGGTGAAAAAGGTGAAGCGAAGGTGCTTGTTTTTTTACAAGATACTCAAGCGGCAATAGAGGTACATGAAAGTGGCGGTAAAATTATCGCTGACTTTCACCATACTGATATTTTAGATGATTTACTGTATGAGCTAGACGTGCTCGATTTTGGAACGATTGTTAGTAAAATAGAAACATTCAAAAAAGAGGGTCTAACCCAAATAGTTATTGAGCCAAATGCAGCATTCACTTTCACTTATCAACAAATAGATAATATTTTTACATTAACAGTAGAAAAAGACGATGCTCAAAATGCTTATTTAGATGGTGGTAAAGAGTATCAAGGTCGCCCAATGACCTTAAATTTTCAAGATATTTCTGTTCGAGCTGTGTTACAAATTATAGCAGGTTACAATAACTTTAATTTAGTGACCAGTGACTCAGTGACAGGCAATATTACGCTACGATTAGATGGTGTGCCATGGGATCAGGCGCTTGATGTAGTGCTTCGTATTAAAGGGCTTGATAAGCGCATGGATGGCTCTATATTAATGGTTGCTCCCTCAGAGGAACTAGCGGCGCGAGAGGCAAAAGATTTAAAGGCAAAGCAAGATGTTGAAAATTTAGAGCCGCTATATAGCGAGTATATTCGTCTAAATTATGCTAAAGCTGAGGAGTTTGCCGATCTACTAAAAACAGATACCAATAGTATCATCACTCAACGGGGAAGTGTTTCTGTTGATAAGCGCACGAATACATTATTGATAAAGGACACCGCAAAAAGCATTGAAAGTGTGCGCCGGATGGTCGAAACCCTCGATATAGCAGTTAAGCAGGTTGTAATAGAAGCCCGCATGGTCACAGTGCGCGATAACGTAAAAGAAGACTTAGGTGTGATTTTGGGCTTTAGTGATCAGCAAGGTAGTGATGGTATATCGGGCACATTGGAAGGGGCTAACACAATTTCTAATGGTGTTATCCCAGCTATATCAGATAGATTAAATGTAAACTTACCCGTTGCAAATCCGTCAGCAAGTATAGGTATGCATATTGCGAAGCTTGCCAATGGGACATTGATTGATTTAGAGTTAACTGCACTTGAGGAAGAAAATAAAGGCGAAATTATCGCGAGTCCTCGTATCACTACAGCAAATCAACAACAGGCACGTATAGAGCAGGGGACTGAAATCCCTTACGTTGAATCGGCTTCAAGTGGTGCGACAACGGTGAGCTTTAAAAAAGCAGTGTTAAGTTTGCAAGTAACACCACATATTACACCTGACAATAAAGTCATTTTAGATTTAATTATCACTCAAGATACACGAGGGGATACAGTTCAAACTGGAACTGGTCCAGCTGTTGCTATTGATACTCAACAAATAGAAACACAAGTGCTTGTTGAAAATGGCCAAACAGTCGTACTTGGTGGGATTTTTCAGCAACAAATTATAAATTCGACTAAAAAAGTACCAATTTTAGGCGATATTCCATACTTAGGAAGGTTGTTTAAGAGTACCAGTGAGTTTAACGAAAAACGTGAATTACTGATTTTCGTGACTCCAAAAATACAAATTGATTAA
- the aroK gene encoding shikimate kinase AroK, translating to MAEKRNIFLIGPMGAGKSTIGRHIADQLHLEFVDSDQEIERRTGADIAWVFDLEGEEGFRLREESVIGDLTEMQGIVLATGGGSVMSKEVRNKLSARGIVVYLETPIEKQVARTQRDKRRPLLQTEEAPRDVLERLAEEREPLYKEVADFVVRTDEQSAKVVANQIIEKLDF from the coding sequence ATGGCTGAGAAACGTAATATATTTCTAATTGGCCCCATGGGGGCTGGAAAAAGCACAATTGGTCGTCACATTGCCGATCAATTACACCTTGAATTTGTTGATTCTGATCAAGAAATCGAACGCCGAACAGGTGCAGATATTGCATGGGTGTTTGATCTTGAAGGTGAAGAAGGCTTTAGACTTCGTGAAGAATCTGTTATTGGCGACTTAACGGAAATGCAAGGTATTGTACTTGCTACCGGTGGTGGTTCAGTAATGAGTAAAGAAGTTCGAAACAAGCTTTCGGCTCGAGGTATCGTTGTATACCTAGAGACACCGATTGAAAAACAAGTTGCACGCACACAACGCGACAAGCGTCGCCCGTTACTGCAAACAGAAGAAGCACCTCGTGATGTATTAGAGCGCTTAGCAGAAGAACGCGAACCGTTATATAAAGAAGTGGCAGATTTTGTTGTACGCACTGATGAGCAAAGCGCTAAAGTTGTTGCTAACCAAATCATCGAGAAACTAGATTTTTAA
- the aroB gene encoding 3-dehydroquinate synthase, with the protein MLELTVNLDERSYPIYIGKSALQDNGRLVHHIGDCRPIIITNDTIAPLYLQKLLDSLAELNPLSFIIPDGEQYKSLEWFEKISAFLLQNNCGRDTCLIALGGGVVGDLTGFVAACYQRGVPFIQIPTTLLSQVDSSVGGKTAVNHPLGKNMIGAFYQPQAVFIDTQSLHTLPAREFAAGMAEVIKYGLIYDTDLFSYLEQHVTDLQQLDEVCLQHIIFRCCEIKALIVAQDEKEHGLRALLNLGHTFAHAIEAQMGYGVWLHGEAVATGMVLAAKLANAREDLSVDEVTRIIDVIAQYNLPTKIPTKMTSEQFLTHMRKDKKNKKGTIRFILPTQFGQCALVDDVSDDQVRDLIEQ; encoded by the coding sequence ATGCTTGAATTAACTGTTAATTTGGACGAGCGAAGTTACCCTATATACATTGGTAAATCTGCACTTCAAGATAATGGCCGCCTAGTCCACCACATTGGTGATTGTCGGCCTATCATCATTACTAATGACACAATAGCGCCTTTATATTTACAAAAGCTACTTGATTCATTAGCTGAGCTAAATCCACTTTCTTTTATCATTCCTGATGGCGAACAGTATAAATCATTAGAATGGTTTGAAAAAATATCTGCCTTTTTACTTCAAAACAATTGCGGCCGAGATACGTGCTTAATTGCATTGGGCGGTGGTGTTGTTGGTGATTTAACGGGCTTTGTCGCTGCATGTTATCAGCGCGGTGTGCCGTTTATTCAAATACCCACAACGTTATTATCGCAAGTTGATTCATCAGTAGGTGGTAAAACCGCTGTAAATCATCCTCTAGGTAAAAATATGATAGGGGCGTTTTATCAGCCACAAGCTGTTTTTATCGATACACAATCACTACATACGTTACCTGCCAGAGAGTTTGCTGCTGGTATGGCTGAAGTAATTAAATATGGTTTGATTTACGACACCGATCTATTTAGTTATTTAGAGCAACATGTGACAGATTTACAGCAATTAGATGAAGTTTGTTTGCAACATATTATTTTTAGGTGTTGTGAAATTAAAGCATTAATTGTTGCTCAAGATGAAAAAGAACATGGTTTACGAGCACTACTCAACTTAGGCCACACATTTGCTCATGCGATTGAAGCGCAAATGGGGTACGGTGTTTGGTTACACGGAGAAGCTGTTGCTACTGGGATGGTACTTGCGGCTAAGCTGGCGAATGCGCGTGAAGATTTAAGTGTGGACGAAGTAACACGTATTATTGATGTGATTGCACAGTATAACTTACCTACCAAAATACCTACAAAAATGACAAGCGAGCAATTTCTAACGCACATGCGTAAAGATAAAAAGAATAAAAAAGGAACGATTCGTTTTATTTTACCCACCCAATTTGGCCAATGTGCATTAGTTGATGATGTATCTGACGACCAAGTTCGAGACTTAATCGAGCAATAA
- a CDS encoding SPOR domain-containing protein, with product MQLQILPSRAALVDRIALQFEYGQNLIVLLGTSGLGKSYMLETFITDKYTEFNKVFVQTSAKMTDTQLMSNLLEQSFKTPLVDHNLTLSENFFQLSQQQSCGPCLWVLDGGRNLSEEFLSELELLAKNSPSTLYIMLASSSKLPLNNAVEIYLEPLTLSESKQLMGWYFKDLPYDEDPVFQAFLTEAHGNPSLLLAWQANDHVADVVVKDKVSWRLHLLILMLIIMFLIIGFLYKSDMTQWWQQYYQQEQVEVSTTAISVKQITESSLEKDNVKSALSTPNSSTFGADEVIAEPSIAERKPLHNDVPAIMQSLTKPKESIDIVASNDRESTPVIEPLAKVSKQITNKTSQPESEKQWYLKQPEANIVIQLLAVTQQQVSVQFIAQYKLQNTVHIYQTKRNNKAWWVITYGSFENLSDATLAMKNLPIGILKNKPFYKRINKIKQEIALLDQ from the coding sequence ATGCAGCTACAAATTTTACCAAGCCGTGCTGCTTTGGTGGATAGAATCGCACTGCAATTTGAATATGGGCAAAACCTCATTGTTTTATTGGGCACTTCAGGGCTCGGTAAAAGCTATATGCTCGAAACTTTCATTACTGACAAATATACCGAGTTTAATAAAGTTTTTGTGCAGACAAGTGCAAAAATGACTGACACTCAATTAATGAGTAATTTGTTGGAGCAAAGTTTTAAGACCCCTTTAGTTGATCATAACTTAACTTTATCTGAAAATTTTTTCCAGCTATCACAACAGCAATCTTGTGGTCCCTGCTTATGGGTGCTTGATGGCGGCCGAAATCTATCTGAAGAATTTTTGTCTGAATTAGAATTACTTGCAAAAAATAGCCCGAGTACTTTGTACATCATGCTTGCATCATCATCAAAGTTACCTTTGAATAATGCGGTAGAAATTTATTTAGAGCCGCTAACGCTGAGTGAGAGTAAGCAATTAATGGGATGGTATTTTAAGGACCTTCCTTATGATGAAGATCCCGTATTTCAAGCGTTTTTAACTGAGGCACACGGAAACCCAAGTTTATTACTCGCATGGCAAGCTAATGATCACGTTGCCGATGTTGTTGTAAAAGACAAGGTATCTTGGCGTTTGCATTTGCTTATTTTGATGTTGATCATCATGTTTTTAATTATAGGTTTTTTATATAAATCAGACATGACTCAATGGTGGCAACAATACTATCAGCAAGAGCAGGTTGAGGTTAGTACCACAGCAATTTCTGTAAAGCAGATTACCGAATCGTCGCTAGAAAAAGATAATGTAAAAAGCGCTTTATCTACACCAAACAGCTCTACCTTTGGTGCTGACGAAGTAATTGCTGAGCCAAGCATTGCTGAGCGTAAACCACTTCATAATGATGTGCCGGCAATAATGCAAAGCCTCACAAAGCCTAAAGAGAGCATTGATATTGTCGCTAGCAATGATAGAGAATCGACTCCTGTTATTGAACCGCTTGCAAAAGTCAGCAAACAAATTACTAATAAGACTAGTCAGCCCGAAAGTGAAAAACAATGGTACCTCAAGCAACCAGAAGCTAATATTGTTATTCAGTTATTAGCAGTTACGCAGCAGCAAGTGAGTGTTCAATTTATTGCTCAATATAAGCTACAGAATACGGTGCATATTTATCAAACAAAAAGAAATAATAAAGCTTGGTGGGTAATAACATACGGCAGTTTCGAAAATTTAAGTGATGCGACCTTAGCGATGAAAAATTTGCCAATAGGTATTTTAAAGAATAAGCCTTTCTATAAAAGAATTAATAAAATAAAACAAGAAATTGCATTACTAGATCAGTAA
- a CDS encoding Dam family site-specific DNA-(adenine-N6)-methyltransferase, with the protein MQQKSRAFLKWAGGKYSLVDDINARLKQATKHADTLVEPFVGAGSVFLNSNFKHYILNDINADLINLYKELRDSPDEFISDAKKLFVDLNNHPDAYYEYRVQFNQSRDVYERSMLFLYMNRFGYNGLCRYNLKGIFNVPFGKYKKPYFPEKEMYFFAEKAQQATFTCLGYDDVFKLVPENAVIYCDPPYVPLSKTASFTSYAKGGFNLDDQANLANLAEQAAFENNTPVLISNHDTVWTRKIYSQASLEQIQVKRTISPKGGSRNKVNELMAMYLTPERPRHK; encoded by the coding sequence ATGCAGCAAAAGAGTAGAGCCTTCCTTAAATGGGCCGGCGGAAAATACAGTCTAGTTGATGATATTAACGCGCGATTAAAGCAAGCAACTAAGCATGCTGATACTTTGGTTGAACCTTTTGTTGGCGCGGGCTCAGTTTTTTTAAATAGCAATTTTAAACACTATATTCTTAATGATATTAATGCTGATTTAATCAACTTATATAAAGAACTGAGAGACTCTCCTGATGAGTTTATCAGTGATGCTAAAAAGCTATTTGTAGATTTAAATAATCACCCCGACGCTTACTATGAGTATCGTGTGCAGTTCAATCAAAGCCGCGATGTTTATGAGCGATCAATGCTGTTCTTATACATGAACCGTTTTGGTTATAATGGCCTTTGTCGATATAACTTAAAAGGTATTTTTAATGTACCTTTTGGAAAATATAAAAAGCCTTATTTTCCTGAAAAAGAAATGTATTTCTTTGCCGAAAAAGCGCAGCAAGCTACCTTTACGTGTTTAGGTTACGATGATGTGTTTAAACTGGTGCCCGAAAATGCCGTTATATATTGCGATCCACCCTATGTACCATTAAGCAAAACAGCGTCGTTTACATCTTATGCTAAAGGCGGGTTCAATTTAGATGATCAAGCTAATTTAGCTAATTTAGCTGAACAAGCTGCATTTGAAAATAATACCCCCGTACTTATTTCGAATCACGATACCGTCTGGACTCGTAAAATTTACAGCCAAGCATCGCTTGAGCAAATTCAAGTAAAACGTACTATTAGTCCTAAAGGGGGATCTCGTAATAAAGTCAATGAGCTGATGGCTATGTATTTAACACCAGAACGACCACGGCATAAATAG
- a CDS encoding DUF2970 domain-containing protein has protein sequence MLHFFSAIQSVLAAFFGVQSENKRQTDFKQHSLFSIAIIAIVFFILFVVAIYAVVVLVLNT, from the coding sequence ATGCTGCATTTTTTTAGCGCGATACAGAGTGTGTTAGCAGCATTTTTTGGTGTTCAATCTGAAAATAAGCGCCAAACAGATTTCAAACAACACTCCCTATTTTCAATTGCAATAATCGCTATTGTTTTCTTTATTCTATTTGTTGTCGCTATTTATGCCGTGGTCGTTCTGGTGTTAAATACATAG
- the rpe gene encoding ribulose-phosphate 3-epimerase — protein MFTPEQKYLIAPSILSADFAKLGEDVDKVLAAGADVVHFDVMDNHYVPNLTIGPMVCKALRDYGITAPIDVHLMVKPVDSLIPQFAQAGASIITFHPEASEHVDRTIQLIKDHGCKAGLVFNPATSLSYLDHVIDKLDVILLMSVNPGFGGQSFIPHTLEKLRQTKQRIVESGREIRLEVDGGIKVDNIAAAAAAGADMFVAGSAIFNQPDYKEVIDQMREQLGSVK, from the coding sequence ATGTTTACTCCAGAACAAAAATACTTGATAGCCCCTTCAATTCTCTCTGCTGATTTTGCAAAACTAGGTGAAGACGTCGACAAAGTCTTGGCAGCCGGTGCCGATGTGGTGCACTTTGATGTAATGGATAATCATTATGTACCTAATCTAACTATTGGCCCTATGGTATGTAAAGCACTTAGAGATTACGGTATTACAGCACCCATCGACGTACATTTAATGGTGAAACCAGTCGACAGCCTTATTCCCCAGTTTGCACAAGCGGGTGCCTCAATTATTACGTTTCATCCAGAAGCGAGTGAGCATGTTGATCGCACCATCCAGCTAATAAAAGATCATGGTTGTAAAGCGGGCTTAGTGTTTAACCCTGCAACCAGCTTAAGTTATTTGGATCATGTTATTGATAAACTTGATGTCATTTTACTTATGTCGGTAAACCCCGGATTTGGCGGGCAAAGTTTTATACCTCACACGCTTGAAAAACTACGCCAAACTAAACAACGAATTGTTGAATCAGGTCGTGAAATTCGTTTGGAGGTGGATGGTGGCATTAAAGTTGATAACATTGCAGCTGCAGCAGCTGCGGGTGCAGATATGTTTGTTGCGGGTTCTGCTATTTTTAATCAACCAGATTACAAAGAGGTGATAGATCAAATGCGTGAGCAGCTCGGAAGTGTTAAATAA
- a CDS encoding phosphoglycolate phosphatase gives MKYDVALFDLDGTLVDSVYDLYIALNLTLSELAFPIVSQRLVESWVGNGIEVLVKRALSGDMQVSEHLDEALSSKATTQFHMHYEHQVGEYSLLYQHVETGLAALRGMPKALITNKARIFTEKLLDKLALTSHFDVIICGDDMAKKPSPEPLLFACKKLNVEPNKAIMIGDSKSDILAAKAANIDVIALSYGYNQGENLEDYNPQYLCDNFLDIIPVLTQR, from the coding sequence ATGAAGTACGATGTCGCTTTATTTGATTTAGATGGAACCTTGGTTGATAGCGTTTATGATTTATACATTGCCCTTAATCTTACCTTGAGTGAACTCGCTTTTCCTATTGTTAGTCAGCGCTTAGTTGAAAGCTGGGTAGGTAATGGTATTGAAGTACTAGTAAAACGCGCTTTAAGCGGTGATATGCAAGTTAGCGAACATTTAGATGAAGCACTAAGTAGCAAAGCAACAACGCAGTTTCATATGCACTATGAGCATCAAGTTGGTGAATACAGCTTATTGTACCAACATGTAGAAACAGGCCTTGCGGCACTTCGTGGTATGCCAAAAGCGTTAATTACAAATAAAGCCCGTATATTTACAGAAAAGCTACTTGATAAACTAGCGCTAACAAGCCACTTTGATGTGATTATTTGCGGTGATGATATGGCAAAAAAACCATCGCCGGAACCATTGCTTTTTGCTTGCAAAAAGCTAAATGTTGAACCCAATAAAGCCATAATGATAGGCGATTCAAAAAGCGATATACTCGCCGCTAAAGCCGCTAATATAGACGTAATTGCACTTAGTTACGGCTATAATCAAGGCGAAAATCTTGAGGATTATAATCCGCAGTACCTATGCGATAACTTCTTAGATATAATACCTGTTCTAACACAGCGTTAA
- the trpS gene encoding tryptophan--tRNA ligase: MSKPVVLSGIQPTGGMTIGNYVGAINQWLKLQEDHESFFMLVDLHAITVRQEPELLRSRVLDGIALYAACGIDPEKSALFVQSQVPEHAQLAWVLNCYAQMGELNRMTQFKDKSSKHANNVNVGLFSYPVLQAADILLYQADQVPVGDDQKQHLELTRDIATRFNNLYGDVFKLPEPYIPQFGARVMSLQDPLKKMSKSDENPNGYIMLLDEPKQIVKKLKKAVTDSDEQARIYFDRAEKPGVSNLLTLLSVATKRSIEDLVPEYEDKMYGHLKKDTADAVVNMIEPIQARFKEIREDQNLLDSIMKSGAEKASVHAEKTLKSVYDALGFIPRG, encoded by the coding sequence ATGAGTAAACCAGTAGTTTTAAGCGGCATTCAGCCAACCGGTGGTATGACAATAGGCAACTATGTTGGCGCTATTAACCAGTGGCTAAAGTTACAGGAAGACCACGAAAGTTTCTTTATGTTAGTAGACTTACACGCTATTACGGTTCGCCAAGAGCCTGAATTACTGCGCTCTCGTGTGTTGGATGGTATTGCTCTATACGCGGCATGTGGCATTGATCCTGAAAAATCTGCGTTATTTGTACAGTCGCAAGTACCTGAGCACGCACAGTTAGCGTGGGTATTAAATTGTTACGCGCAGATGGGCGAGCTTAATCGAATGACTCAGTTTAAAGATAAGTCATCTAAGCATGCAAATAATGTAAACGTGGGCTTATTTTCATACCCAGTATTGCAAGCGGCGGATATTTTATTATACCAAGCTGACCAAGTACCTGTAGGGGATGATCAAAAGCAGCATTTAGAGCTGACTCGCGATATAGCAACACGCTTTAATAATTTATACGGTGACGTATTTAAATTACCAGAGCCGTACATTCCACAGTTTGGTGCACGCGTAATGAGCTTGCAAGATCCACTTAAAAAGATGTCTAAGTCTGACGAAAACCCAAATGGTTACATCATGTTATTAGATGAGCCTAAACAAATTGTGAAAAAGCTTAAAAAAGCAGTAACTGATTCAGATGAGCAAGCGCGCATTTACTTCGATCGCGCAGAAAAGCCAGGTGTGTCAAACTTGCTTACTTTATTGAGTGTTGCAACTAAGCGCTCAATTGAAGACTTAGTGCCTGAGTATGAAGATAAAATGTATGGCCACTTAAAGAAAGATACAGCTGATGCAGTTGTCAACATGATTGAGCCGATTCAAGCACGTTTTAAAGAGATCAGAGAAGATCAAAACCTACTTGATAGCATAATGAAATCAGGTGCTGAAAAAGCCAGTGTACACGCTGAGAAAACACTGAAGTCGGTATACGATGCGCTTGGTTTTATACCTCGCGGTTAA